A region of Nocardioides alkalitolerans DNA encodes the following proteins:
- a CDS encoding VanW family protein: MTDADEPTDRPDAGFEGGDTAERPAVRPSASDPEGAPDTERLSLMDPDEPTEEPVAEQRRTGRVVALSALALVLLAAGLYVAAYAVAGDKVARGTTVAGVDIGGLTQAEAEQELEDGLADRVQRPISVTVADSELSDELDPAAAGLEVDYAASVAAAGGERSWAPRRLWDYFTGGEELPAVVDADDAAVEEFLAGLEEAAGQPPVEGAIAFADGQPVVTDPMPGRGFERDEAVPALQDALTSEDGTVELTLADVEPTIGAEEIETALATFAEPAMSGPVTLVFGETPVELDPVDYAPAVSMVAEDGALVGRVDGSVLRDLVDDRVGDPGRPVDATVVIENGEPVVVPAEPGVDFLPETLASVFTEIVTAPEGSREGNVEAEAVEPEFTTADAEALGIVEEVSEFTTYYPHAPYRNTNIGRAAELIDGTVLKPGDVFSLNGIVGERTYENGFTDGFIISNGIFRSEPGGGVSQMATTTFNAAYFAGLKDVEHKPHSLYIDRYPEGREATVAWPTVDLKFENDTDYGVLVQAVLSPSSPGNRGSITVRMWSTKVWDIESDVSGRYAVTSSSTRTLDTADCEPQSGSSGFSVDYDRIFRKPGSDEIVRTEDFSWTYSPTPTIRCVSPEPEPTPPPVEQADPVEPGEAGTGG; this comes from the coding sequence GTGACTGACGCTGACGAGCCCACCGACCGGCCCGACGCCGGGTTCGAGGGCGGTGACACCGCCGAGCGCCCTGCCGTGCGGCCGTCCGCGTCGGACCCGGAGGGTGCGCCCGACACGGAGCGCCTCTCCCTGATGGATCCCGACGAGCCGACGGAGGAGCCGGTGGCGGAGCAGCGCCGTACGGGCCGGGTCGTGGCCCTCTCCGCGCTGGCGCTCGTGCTCCTGGCCGCGGGCCTGTACGTCGCGGCCTACGCGGTCGCGGGCGACAAGGTCGCCCGGGGCACGACCGTGGCCGGTGTCGACATCGGCGGCCTGACGCAGGCGGAGGCGGAGCAGGAGCTCGAGGACGGCCTGGCCGACCGCGTGCAGCGTCCGATCTCCGTGACGGTGGCCGACTCGGAGCTCTCCGACGAGCTCGACCCGGCGGCGGCGGGCCTCGAGGTCGACTACGCGGCGTCGGTCGCCGCCGCCGGGGGCGAGCGCAGCTGGGCGCCGCGGCGGCTGTGGGACTACTTCACGGGCGGCGAGGAGCTGCCCGCCGTGGTGGACGCGGACGACGCCGCCGTCGAGGAGTTCCTCGCCGGTCTCGAGGAGGCGGCCGGCCAGCCGCCCGTCGAGGGTGCGATCGCCTTCGCCGACGGCCAGCCGGTCGTCACCGACCCGATGCCGGGTCGGGGGTTCGAGCGGGACGAGGCGGTCCCGGCCCTCCAGGACGCCCTGACGTCCGAGGACGGAACCGTCGAGCTGACCCTGGCCGACGTCGAGCCGACCATCGGCGCGGAGGAGATCGAGACCGCGCTGGCGACCTTCGCGGAGCCGGCCATGTCGGGCCCCGTGACGCTCGTGTTCGGCGAGACGCCGGTCGAGCTGGACCCGGTGGACTACGCGCCGGCCGTGTCCATGGTCGCCGAGGACGGCGCCCTGGTGGGGCGTGTCGACGGCTCCGTGCTGAGGGACCTGGTCGACGACCGCGTGGGAGACCCGGGCCGTCCCGTCGACGCCACCGTCGTCATCGAGAACGGCGAGCCGGTCGTCGTGCCCGCCGAGCCCGGTGTGGACTTCCTGCCCGAGACGCTGGCGTCGGTCTTCACCGAGATCGTGACCGCCCCCGAGGGCAGCCGAGAGGGCAACGTCGAGGCGGAGGCCGTCGAGCCCGAGTTCACGACCGCCGACGCGGAGGCCCTCGGCATCGTCGAGGAGGTCAGCGAGTTCACGACCTACTACCCCCACGCGCCGTACCGGAACACCAACATCGGCCGCGCCGCCGAGCTGATCGACGGCACCGTGCTCAAGCCCGGCGACGTCTTCTCGCTCAACGGCATCGTGGGGGAGCGCACCTACGAGAACGGCTTCACCGACGGCTTCATCATCTCCAACGGCATCTTCCGCTCCGAGCCCGGCGGCGGCGTCTCGCAGATGGCGACGACGACGTTCAACGCGGCCTACTTCGCCGGCCTCAAGGACGTCGAGCACAAGCCCCACTCGCTCTACATCGACCGCTACCCGGAGGGTCGCGAGGCCACCGTGGCGTGGCCGACGGTGGACCTGAAGTTCGAGAACGACACCGATTACGGCGTCCTCGTCCAGGCTGTCCTCAGCCCCAGCTCGCCCGGCAACCGCGGCTCCATCACGGTGCGCATGTGGTCCACGAAGGTGTGGGACATCGAGTCGGACGTCTCGGGCCGCTACGCCGTCACGAGCTCGAGCACCCGCACCCTCGACACGGCGGACTGCGAGCCCCAGAGCGGGTCGAGCGGCTTCTCCGTCGACTACGACCGGATCTTCCGGAAGCCGGGCTCGGACGAGATCGTGCGCACCGAGGACTTCAGCTGGACCTACAGCCCGACCCCGACGATCCGCTGCGTCTCGCCGGAGCCGGAGCCGACCCCGCCGCCGGTCGAGCAGGCCGACCCGGTCGAGCCGGGCGAGGCGGGCACGGGCGGCTGA
- a CDS encoding GNAT family N-acetyltransferase, with amino-acid sequence MSGGAPVTGAHGLGPHVVGTRIVVRRLVPGETGPTGGPAFTDLLGVAEAWWPDLVVRREDGTAVTVPHALIVSGKPVPPRASRLQRVPGGEVQRRVRGLWPGETATMGDWLLQVSPPHEGRVRRRANSVLAYGSPDRPLAEALEAVERWYAARDRHPELCVPVGSAEEAALRGAGWTEPADFTGHAVAVQVGSVARIRRALGATADDVVTERGPVDGAAPDVERVRASVTADGARIATGLADLRGDWACVHDVRTDAAYRRSGMARRVVAALLGEVAGRGVTTVVLHVLTTNAPALALYAGLGFEDHHTATYLAPPG; translated from the coding sequence GTGAGCGGCGGAGCACCCGTCACCGGCGCGCACGGCCTCGGCCCGCACGTCGTCGGTACCCGCATCGTCGTGCGCCGACTCGTCCCCGGCGAGACCGGCCCGACCGGGGGGCCCGCGTTCACCGACCTGCTGGGCGTGGCGGAGGCGTGGTGGCCCGACCTCGTCGTACGGCGCGAGGACGGCACCGCCGTCACCGTCCCGCACGCGCTCATCGTCTCGGGCAAGCCCGTCCCGCCCCGCGCCAGCCGGCTCCAGCGCGTGCCGGGCGGTGAGGTGCAGCGACGCGTGCGGGGGCTGTGGCCCGGCGAGACCGCGACGATGGGCGACTGGCTCCTCCAGGTCTCGCCGCCGCACGAGGGACGCGTGCGGCGACGCGCGAACTCCGTGCTCGCGTACGGGAGCCCCGACCGCCCGCTCGCCGAGGCGCTGGAAGCCGTCGAGCGCTGGTACGCCGCGCGCGACCGCCACCCCGAGCTGTGCGTCCCTGTCGGCTCGGCCGAGGAGGCGGCGCTGCGGGGCGCGGGCTGGACGGAACCGGCGGACTTCACGGGACACGCCGTCGCCGTGCAGGTCGGGTCGGTCGCCCGGATCAGGCGTGCGCTCGGCGCGACCGCGGACGACGTCGTGACCGAGCGCGGGCCCGTCGACGGCGCGGCCCCCGACGTCGAGCGGGTGCGGGCCTCGGTGACCGCCGACGGCGCCCGGATCGCGACCGGGCTCGCCGACCTGCGCGGCGACTGGGCGTGCGTGCACGACGTGCGGACGGACGCGGCGTACCGACGCTCGGGGATGGCGCGACGCGTCGTCGCGGCGCTGCTCGGCGAGGTCGCCGGGCGCGGCGTCACCACCGTCGTGCTCCACGTGCTGACGACGAACGCGCCGGCGCTCGCGCTCTACGCGGGCCTCGGGTTCGAGGACCACCACACGGCGACGTACCTCGCGCCGCCCGGTTGA
- a CDS encoding ferredoxin family protein, producing MTYVVAQPCVDVKDRACVDECPVDCIYEGNRMLYIHPDECVDCGACEPVCPVEAIYYEDDTPEEWKEYYTANVNFFDDLGSPGGAAKMGVIEADHPFIAALPPQNQE from the coding sequence ATGACGTACGTCGTCGCCCAGCCGTGTGTGGACGTCAAGGACCGCGCGTGCGTCGACGAGTGTCCGGTCGACTGCATCTACGAGGGCAACCGGATGCTCTACATCCACCCCGACGAGTGCGTCGACTGCGGCGCGTGCGAGCCGGTCTGCCCGGTGGAGGCCATCTACTACGAGGACGACACCCCGGAGGAGTGGAAGGAGTACTACACGGCCAACGTGAACTTCTTCGACGACCTGGGCTCGCCCGGCGGCGCGGCCAAGATGGGCGTGATCGAGGCCGACCACCCCTTCATCGCCGCCCTGCCGCCCCAGAACCAGGAGTGA
- the dapC gene encoding succinyldiaminopimelate transaminase, producing the protein MSAPARRAVSSLLPDFPWDGLVEHAERARSHPDGIVDLSIGTPVDPTPEVAQAALAAAADAPGYPTTIGIPAVRQAAIDWLARNHGVTGLGLDGVLPVVGSKELIAALPLHLGIGPGDLVVLPEVAYPTYEVGAALAGAESLATDSLTAIGPRVPSLLYLNSPSNPTGRVLPPAHLRKVVEWCRERGVLLVSDECYIENSWEGPVTSVLHPDVSGGSHEGVIAIHSLSKRSNLAGYRCAFVAGDPAVVGELLAVRKNLGLIMPLPQQHAMIAALSDDAHALEQHGRYAARRARLRSALERAGFRIDHSEASLYLWSTRGEDAWDTVAWLAERGILVAPGSFYGAAGRQHVRVAFTATDERIDAAAARLG; encoded by the coding sequence GTGAGCGCCCCGGCGCGCCGCGCCGTCTCCTCGCTCCTGCCGGACTTCCCCTGGGACGGTCTGGTGGAGCACGCGGAGCGCGCGCGGTCGCACCCCGACGGCATCGTCGACCTCTCCATCGGTACGCCGGTGGACCCGACCCCCGAGGTCGCGCAGGCCGCCCTGGCCGCAGCCGCCGACGCGCCGGGCTACCCGACCACGATCGGCATCCCGGCCGTGCGTCAGGCGGCGATCGACTGGCTGGCGCGCAACCACGGCGTCACGGGCCTCGGCCTCGACGGCGTGCTGCCCGTGGTGGGCTCCAAGGAGCTGATCGCGGCGCTGCCGCTGCACCTCGGCATCGGCCCGGGCGACCTCGTGGTGCTGCCGGAGGTGGCCTACCCGACGTACGAGGTCGGCGCCGCCCTCGCCGGCGCCGAGTCGCTCGCGACCGACTCGCTGACGGCGATCGGGCCGCGGGTGCCGTCGCTGCTCTACCTGAACAGCCCGTCCAACCCGACCGGGCGCGTGCTGCCCCCGGCCCACCTGCGCAAGGTCGTCGAGTGGTGCCGCGAGCGCGGGGTGCTGCTGGTCAGCGACGAGTGCTACATCGAGAACAGCTGGGAGGGCCCCGTCACGTCGGTGCTCCACCCGGACGTCTCCGGCGGCTCCCACGAGGGCGTCATCGCCATCCACTCGCTGTCGAAGCGGTCCAACCTGGCCGGTTACCGCTGCGCCTTCGTCGCCGGCGACCCCGCGGTCGTGGGCGAGCTGCTCGCCGTGCGCAAGAACCTCGGCCTCATCATGCCGCTGCCGCAGCAGCACGCGATGATCGCCGCCCTGAGCGACGACGCCCACGCGCTGGAGCAGCACGGCCGGTACGCCGCCCGCCGCGCCCGCCTGCGCTCCGCCCTCGAGCGGGCCGGGTTCCGGATCGACCACTCGGAGGCGTCGCTCTACCTGTGGTCGACCCGCGGCGAGGACGCCTGGGACACCGTCGCCTGGCTCGCCGAGCGCGGGATCCTCGTGGCGCCCGGGTCGTTCTACGGCGCCGCCGGGCGCCAGCACGTGCGCGTCGCGTTCACCGCGACCGACGAGCGCATCGACGCCGCCGCGGCGCGGTTGGGCTGA
- a CDS encoding DUF4395 domain-containing protein produces the protein MSTDSLAVRAGATAGIDPRGPQFAAGITSVVLAVALLLGDSDIALVLLGLQAAVFAVGAAAGPQHAPYGWLFRTLVRPRLEPPTELEDPAPPRFAQAVGLGFVVVALAAYLLGATLVGQVAVGFALVAALLNAVFAFCLGCEVYLLLKRATA, from the coding sequence ATGTCCACCGACTCCCTCGCCGTGCGCGCCGGCGCCACGGCCGGCATCGACCCCCGCGGCCCGCAGTTCGCGGCCGGCATCACGTCGGTCGTCCTCGCGGTGGCGCTCCTCCTGGGCGACAGCGACATCGCCCTGGTGCTGCTCGGCCTCCAGGCCGCGGTCTTCGCGGTCGGGGCGGCGGCGGGGCCGCAGCACGCGCCGTACGGCTGGTTGTTCCGCACCCTCGTCCGCCCGCGACTGGAGCCGCCCACCGAGCTCGAGGACCCGGCGCCGCCGCGCTTCGCCCAGGCCGTGGGCCTGGGGTTCGTCGTGGTCGCCCTGGCGGCGTACCTGCTCGGGGCGACCCTCGTCGGCCAGGTGGCCGTGGGGTTCGCCCTCGTCGCGGCCCTGCTGAACGCGGTCTTCGCGTTCTGCCTGGGCTGCGAGGTCTACCTGCTGCTCAAGCGCGCCACCGCCTGA
- a CDS encoding sulfurtransferase yields MSRESALVSTQWVEDNLDTDGIVVVEVDEDTTSYDKGHIRGAVKLDWTTELQDQVRRDFVNKQQFEELLSRKGISNDDLVLLYGGNNNWFAAYAFWYFTLYGHTNVKLVDGGRKKWELESRELTNEVPERAATQYVAQEQDRSIRAFRDDTVAAIGVQNLVDVRSPDEYAGRLLAPAHLPQEQAQRAGHVPTSINVPWSKNVNDDGTFKSDDELKALYAEAGIDDSKDTIALCRIGERSSLTWFVLKELLGHQNVKNYDGSWTEYGSLVGVPVALGDEPGEA; encoded by the coding sequence ATGAGCCGCGAGTCCGCACTCGTCTCCACGCAGTGGGTCGAGGACAACCTCGACACCGACGGCATCGTCGTCGTCGAGGTCGACGAGGACACCACGTCCTACGACAAGGGCCACATCCGTGGCGCCGTGAAGCTGGACTGGACGACCGAGCTGCAGGACCAGGTCCGCCGCGACTTCGTCAACAAGCAGCAGTTCGAGGAGCTCCTGTCCCGCAAGGGCATCTCCAACGACGACCTGGTGCTGCTCTACGGCGGCAACAACAACTGGTTCGCGGCCTACGCGTTCTGGTACTTCACGCTCTACGGCCACACCAACGTGAAGCTGGTCGACGGCGGCCGGAAGAAGTGGGAGCTCGAGTCCCGCGAGCTGACGAACGAGGTGCCCGAGCGCGCCGCCACGCAGTACGTCGCGCAGGAGCAGGACCGCTCCATCCGCGCCTTCCGTGACGACACCGTCGCCGCCATCGGCGTGCAGAACCTCGTCGACGTGCGCAGCCCCGACGAGTACGCGGGTCGCCTCCTCGCCCCGGCCCACCTCCCGCAGGAGCAGGCCCAGCGCGCCGGTCACGTCCCCACGTCGATCAACGTGCCGTGGAGCAAGAACGTCAACGACGACGGCACCTTCAAGTCGGACGACGAGCTGAAGGCCCTCTACGCCGAGGCCGGCATCGACGACTCGAAGGACACCATCGCGCTCTGCCGCATCGGTGAGCGCTCGTCGCTCACGTGGTTCGTGCTCAAGGAGCTCCTGGGCCACCAGAACGTGAAGAACTACGACGGTTCGTGGACCGAGTACGGCTCCCTCGTGGGCGTGCCCGTGGCCCTCGGCGACGAGCCCGGCGAGGCCTGA
- a CDS encoding DUF1416 domain-containing protein: protein MCGATKGGLSLDGVNVAKEAVIQGQVLRDGEPVESAYVRLLDRTGEFTAEVPTSATGHFRFFAGDGEWTLRTLAPKAETVDRTVVARTGVVAEVEIAI, encoded by the coding sequence ATGTGCGGAGCAACGAAGGGCGGCCTCTCCCTCGACGGCGTCAACGTCGCGAAGGAGGCCGTGATCCAGGGCCAGGTGCTGCGCGACGGCGAGCCCGTCGAGAGCGCCTACGTGCGTCTGCTCGACCGCACCGGTGAGTTCACCGCGGAGGTCCCGACCTCCGCGACGGGCCACTTCCGGTTCTTCGCCGGCGACGGCGAGTGGACCCTGCGCACCCTCGCCCCGAAGGCGGAGACCGTGGACCGCACGGTCGTCGCCCGCACCGGCGTGGTCGCCGAGGTCGAGATCGCCATCTGA
- a CDS encoding 3-keto-5-aminohexanoate cleavage protein, which yields MTDTVVDDLLITVAPTGAETAKSDCPELPTTLDELVATAKECEAAGAGLIHVHVRDADHRPTLDLGRLRETVTALRESTSLVVQLSTGGSVHDPLEDRLRVLDAAPDSCSITLGTVNFGDDVFLNPWPFVRDLHRAARERGIAPEFELFDLGHVAALGRLLVKDGLPVGDRVHCDLVMGVPGGMPGTADALVAAVTALPPQVTSWSATGIGRTAMTVAMAALAKGGHLRVGMEDTLTFAPGEPVGSNRRLVERAVTLGGLVHRAPMSPARAREALGLATGP from the coding sequence ATGACTGACACCGTCGTCGACGACCTGCTCATCACCGTCGCCCCCACCGGGGCCGAGACGGCGAAGTCCGACTGTCCCGAGCTGCCCACGACGCTGGACGAGCTCGTCGCGACGGCGAAGGAGTGCGAGGCCGCGGGCGCGGGGTTGATCCACGTCCACGTGCGCGACGCCGACCACCGCCCGACGCTGGACCTCGGGCGCCTGCGCGAGACGGTGACCGCGCTGCGCGAGTCGACGTCGCTCGTCGTGCAGCTCTCGACCGGGGGCTCGGTCCACGACCCGCTCGAGGACCGGCTGCGCGTGCTCGACGCGGCGCCCGACTCGTGCTCGATCACCCTCGGCACGGTCAATTTCGGGGACGACGTCTTCCTCAACCCGTGGCCCTTCGTGCGCGACCTGCACCGCGCTGCCCGGGAGCGGGGCATCGCGCCCGAGTTCGAGCTCTTCGACCTCGGGCACGTCGCCGCCCTGGGGCGGCTGCTCGTCAAGGACGGCCTCCCCGTGGGCGACCGGGTGCACTGCGACCTCGTGATGGGGGTGCCGGGCGGGATGCCGGGCACGGCCGACGCCCTCGTCGCCGCCGTCACCGCGCTGCCGCCACAGGTGACGTCGTGGTCGGCGACGGGCATCGGGCGGACCGCGATGACGGTGGCGATGGCCGCCCTGGCGAAGGGCGGCCACCTCCGCGTCGGCATGGAGGACACGCTCACGTTCGCGCCGGGCGAGCCGGTCGGGAGCAACCGGCGTCTCGTGGAACGGGCGGTGACGCTGGGTGGTCTAGTCCACCGGGCGCCGATGTCGCCGGCGCGGGCGCGGGAGGCCCTGGGGCTGGCTACCGGGCCGTGA
- a CDS encoding DsrE family protein: MRSLRIKVTCGAEDAERCNQAFTVAAAAAAAGADVGLWLTGEAAWFGVHGRAEEFALPHATPLADLLATVVELGQVTVCTQCAVRRGITEIDLLPGVRIAGAATFAEEILADGVQALVY, translated from the coding sequence ATGCGAAGCCTGAGGATCAAGGTCACCTGCGGGGCCGAGGACGCCGAGCGCTGCAACCAGGCCTTCACGGTCGCCGCGGCGGCCGCCGCCGCCGGGGCCGACGTCGGCCTGTGGCTCACCGGCGAGGCCGCCTGGTTCGGCGTGCACGGTCGCGCCGAGGAGTTCGCCCTCCCCCACGCCACCCCGCTCGCCGACCTGCTCGCGACCGTCGTCGAGCTCGGTCAGGTGACGGTGTGCACGCAGTGCGCCGTACGCCGCGGGATCACCGAGATCGACCTGCTGCCGGGCGTGCGCATCGCCGGCGCCGCGACGTTCGCCGAGGAGATCCTCGCCGACGGCGTCCAGGCGCTCGTCTACTGA
- a CDS encoding FABP family protein, with protein sequence MAFELPSDLHPDCGPIAWMLGTWRGNGHGDYPTIEPYQFGQELIFTHDGRPFFHYMARSWVVDADGAKVRDDAIETGFLRALPGGKVELLLSHESGVVEIWIGEAEGGKLEIVTDAIGRTEGAPEVTGGKRLYGNVEGDLLYAYDLAAFGEALQPRTWARLQRA encoded by the coding sequence ATGGCGTTCGAGCTGCCGTCCGACCTCCACCCCGACTGCGGGCCGATCGCCTGGATGCTGGGCACGTGGCGCGGCAACGGCCACGGGGACTACCCGACGATCGAGCCCTACCAGTTCGGCCAGGAGCTCATCTTCACCCACGACGGACGCCCGTTCTTCCACTACATGGCGCGCTCGTGGGTGGTGGACGCCGACGGCGCGAAGGTGCGCGACGACGCGATCGAGACCGGGTTCCTCCGCGCGCTGCCCGGCGGCAAGGTCGAGCTGCTGCTCAGCCACGAGTCCGGGGTCGTCGAGATCTGGATCGGTGAGGCGGAGGGCGGCAAGCTCGAGATCGTGACCGACGCGATCGGCCGCACCGAGGGCGCCCCCGAGGTGACGGGCGGCAAGCGGCTCTACGGCAACGTCGAGGGCGACCTGCTCTACGCCTACGACCTGGCGGCGTTCGGCGAGGCCCTGCAGCCCCGCACGTGGGCGCGTCTGCAGCGGGCCTGA
- a CDS encoding transcriptional repressor codes for MGAHQPAAPGDGVEPDWRARLRAQGYRLTPQRELILQAVTTLRHATPDEVLAEVRKSSSAVNLSTVYRTLEVLEGLGLVRHAHLSDRAPTFHAVDDGHEHFHLVCRKCGRISAVDVEEAAPFLDALRDRRGFVADAGHLAIFGECVRCPTEEETQ; via the coding sequence GTGGGCGCGCACCAGCCGGCCGCGCCGGGGGACGGCGTCGAACCGGACTGGCGCGCCCGCCTCCGGGCGCAGGGCTACCGCCTGACCCCGCAGCGCGAGCTGATCCTGCAGGCGGTGACCACCCTGCGCCACGCGACCCCCGACGAGGTGCTCGCCGAGGTGCGCAAGTCGTCGTCGGCGGTCAACCTCTCCACGGTCTACCGCACGCTCGAGGTGCTCGAGGGCCTCGGCCTCGTGCGGCACGCCCACCTGAGTGACCGGGCGCCGACCTTCCACGCCGTCGACGACGGCCACGAGCACTTCCACCTCGTCTGCCGGAAGTGTGGGCGCATCTCGGCTGTTGACGTGGAGGAGGCCGCTCCGTTCCTCGACGCGCTCCGCGACCGCCGCGGGTTCGTCGCCGACGCCGGCCACCTGGCCATCTTCGGGGAGTGCGTGCGCTGCCCGACCGAGGAGGAGACGCAGTGA
- a CDS encoding folate-binding protein yields MTDDGATPSAPASPLLRLPGAVAANGLDAAVAAHYGSFNVEQRRLVAGEGFVDLSHHDVIRVTGEDRLTWLHSLTTQHLTDLAPREWTGVLVLSPQGHVEHAFYGYDDGEAFLAHTEPGQGAALVTFLDRMRFWSKVEVADVTAEWALTWRPAASRGDGPYAAYELVPRDQLEAYAAAAGPAAGLWAFEALRIERGEPRLGLDTDHRTIPNEAGWIGPAVHLDKGCYRGQETVARVHTLGRPPRRLTLLHLDGSQETLPTAGAELRLGDKVVGFVGTSARHHELGPIALAMVKRNVALDATLEVEGMPAGQEVLVDPEVGLHVRPRLR; encoded by the coding sequence GTGACCGACGACGGAGCCACCCCCAGCGCCCCCGCGAGCCCCCTGCTGCGCCTCCCGGGCGCCGTGGCGGCCAACGGCCTCGACGCCGCCGTGGCGGCCCACTACGGGTCGTTCAACGTCGAGCAGCGGCGGCTGGTGGCGGGCGAGGGCTTCGTGGACCTCTCCCACCACGACGTGATCCGGGTGACGGGGGAAGACCGCCTGACGTGGCTGCACTCCCTGACGACGCAGCACCTCACGGACCTTGCGCCCCGGGAGTGGACGGGCGTGCTCGTGCTCAGCCCGCAGGGCCACGTCGAGCACGCCTTCTACGGGTACGACGACGGTGAGGCCTTCCTCGCGCACACCGAGCCCGGTCAGGGCGCGGCCCTGGTGACCTTCCTCGACCGCATGCGCTTCTGGTCGAAGGTCGAGGTGGCCGACGTGACCGCCGAGTGGGCGCTCACGTGGCGCCCGGCGGCGTCACGAGGAGACGGCCCCTACGCGGCGTACGAGCTCGTCCCGCGCGACCAGCTGGAGGCGTACGCCGCGGCCGCCGGCCCGGCGGCGGGTCTCTGGGCCTTCGAGGCCCTGCGCATCGAGCGGGGCGAGCCCCGCCTCGGTCTCGACACCGACCACCGCACCATCCCCAACGAGGCAGGGTGGATCGGTCCGGCGGTGCACCTCGACAAGGGGTGCTACCGCGGGCAGGAGACGGTCGCGCGCGTCCACACGCTGGGCCGACCCCCGCGGCGCCTGACGCTGCTCCACCTCGACGGCTCGCAGGAGACGTTGCCCACAGCGGGGGCCGAGCTGCGGCTGGGGGATAAGGTCGTCGGCTTCGTCGGCACGTCCGCGCGCCACCACGAGCTGGGCCCGATCGCGCTGGCCATGGTGAAGCGCAACGTGGCGCTGGACGCGACCCTCGAGGTGGAGGGCATGCCCGCCGGGCAAGAGGTGCTCGTCGACCCCGAGGTGGGTCTTCACGTCCGTCCACGCCTGCGCTGA